Proteins encoded within one genomic window of Fusarium musae strain F31 chromosome 4, whole genome shotgun sequence:
- a CDS encoding hypothetical protein (EggNog:ENOG41~BUSCO:EOG09261JCQ) yields MDLFDLQKSVGPNARGFASRRGSRKSNGHKSGPKRPLLYASVGVGTVGATALAFTDDIKSSYEAAERTGRVAVALAVCINDYRTTLNARETTADHDAQESMLKACHKRCAERTLVVLEKNGGIFIKLGQHLSAMNYLLPSEWTNTFIPLQDKCPVSSLESIEDMFRKDTGEELWDYFSDFAPEPIGAASLAQVHLASIKGSNQKVAVKVQHPELEAWAPLDLALTRYTFSTLKRFFPEYDLEWLSSEMDVSLPKELDFQEEANNARRMKEHFAKIPQLPLIIPEVIWAKKRIIVMACEAGSRLDDLEYLDKNGIDRDEVSATLARIFNEMIFGDGAPLHCDPHGGNIAIRKNNSRRGLGRGPNFDVILYDHGLYRDIELPLRRSYAKMWLAVIDGDMDRMKKYAHEVAGIEDKDFPLFASAITGRDYSIVSKSGSILETRTADEQKTMSGALQEGLIVDLVQLLSRVPRIILLILKTNDLTRSLDENLQTRQGPIRSFMILARYCTRTVFHEKLEEIGQNGSFLWPLNAVRVFVAWVGFMRVEIKLEAFELWLSTKRMLGLGSLEFSGAALQK; encoded by the exons ATGGACCTGTTCGACTTGCAGAAGTCAGTTGGTCCGAA CGCAAGAGGTTTCGCATCGCGAAGAGGCTCGAGGAAGAGCAATGGCCACAAGTCGGGCCCTAAACGACCGCTGTTATATGCCTCGGTTGGTGTTGGTACCGTAGGCGCAACCGCGCTTGCATTCACCGACGACATCAAGAGTAGTTATGAGGCGGCAGAACGTACAGGAAGAGTTGCGGTCGCGCTCGCCGTGTGTATCAACGA TTACCGGACAACACTGAACGCCAGAGAAACGACAGCGGACCATGATGCACAGGAGAGCATGCTCAAGGCATGTCACAAACGATGCGCCGAACGGACTCTCGTTGTGTTGGAAAAGAATGGCGGCATCTTTATTAAACTCGGCCAGCATCTG AGCGCCATGAATTACCTATTACCATCCGAATGGACAAACACGTTCATCCCCCTGCAGGACAAGTGTCCTGTATCTTCACTTGAATCGATCGAAGATATGTTTCGCAAAGATACAGGAGAAGAGCTTTGGGACTATTTCTCTGATTTCGCCCCTGAACCAATTGGCGCTGCCTCCCTTGCTCAAGTACATCTGGCATCCATCAAGGGGTCAAACCAGAAGGTTGCTGTCAAAGTTCAACATCCTGAGCTTGAAGCATGGGCACCCCTGGATCTAGCTCTTACCCGGTACACATTTTCGACCCTGAAAAGATTCTTCCCCGAATATGATCTTGAGTGGCTCTCTTCTGAGATGGATGTTTCTCTTCCCAAAGAACTCGACTTCCAAGAAGAGGCCAACAATGCCCGACGTATGAAGGAGCACTTCGCCAAGATTCCACAGTTACCCCTGATTATCCCCGAGGTCATCTGGGCTAAGAAGCGGATCATTGTTATGGCGTGCGAAGCGGGAAGCAGGCTTGACGATCTGGAGTATTTGGATAAGAACGGTATTGACCGAGATGAAGTATCTGCCACGTTAGCGCGTATCTTCAACGAAATGatctttggtgatggtgcACCCCTGCACTGTGACCCTCACGGTGGCAACATTGCAATTCGCAAGAACAATTCCCGCCGGGGCCTTGGACGAGGTCCTAACTTTGACGTGATTTTATATGATCATGGTCTTTACCGCGACATTGAGCTTCCTTTGCGAAGATCATACGCCAAGATGTGGCTTGCGGTTATTGATGGTGATATGGATCGAATGAAGAAATATGCACATGAGGTTGCTGGTATAGAGGACAAGGATTTCCCACTTTTTGCTTCAGCAATCACTGGTCGAGACTACAGTATTGTTAGCAAGTCTGGATCTATCCTCGAGACGCGAACGGCGGATGAGCAAAAGACAATGAGCGGGGCTCTGCAGGAAGGTCTCATTGTCGACCTCGTGCAGCTTCTTAGCCGCGTGCCTCGTATCATTCTTCTAATTCTCAAGACAAATGATCTTACCCGAAGTCTTGATGAGAACCTCCAGACACGGCAGGGTCCTATACGTTCGTTCATGATCCTCGCACGATATTGCACCAGGACCGTGTTCcacgagaagcttgaagagaTCGGTCAAAACGGATCATTCCTCTGGCCGCTCAATGCTGTGCGGGTGTTTGTTGCATGGGTTGGTTTCATGCGCGTGGAGATCAAGTTAGAGGCCTTCGAACTTTGGCTATCAACCAAGAGAATGTTGGGCCTAGGCAGTTTGGAGTTTTCAGGCGCGGCGTTACAAAAGTGA
- a CDS encoding hypothetical protein (EggNog:ENOG41~CAZy:GH47), protein MLATFQGRPGRRYIILFLLIAITWFMIHNFRPYERYRTVRIGTYNYLPSSYDWSKQQVFHPVEDVKSPPNGTFKLLPRIQKERTEDYKEESETTARKAAIKQAFTKSWEAYKKYAWGWDELAPVSLRGKMTFSGWAAQIIDALDTLWILDMKDEFREAVKVVAMIDWSQTSDDYLNLFEVAIRHLGGLLSAYELSDEAVLLGKAIELGEMLYAAFDTPNRLPSHWLYFKAAKSGTQQADTSMSGAAGGSMCLEFTRLSQITGNPKYYDATERIKQFFYRNQDKTKIPGLWPHVMNYRDEKVDEARFTLGAGADSLYEYLPKMHALLGGLDSEYVEMTTKALDTAVKHILYKPRNPEDLDILMSGNVLAGEEGSKPELTAEMQHLTCFVGGTYALAGKLLSRSDFVDLGSRLTAGCVWAYDAFPTNIMPEIAQLEACESITSKCRWSDKPVEKKDKLPEGFIRVRNSEYRLRPEAIESVFYMWRITGDEVWRTAAWRMWEGIVKQTETQEAFATISDVNKKGSDKRDNMETFWMSETIKYFYLTFDDPDVINLDEWVLNTEAHPLRRPKGEEVEAPKKKTTWWKFGH, encoded by the exons ATGTTAGCCACGTTTCAAGGACGACCAGGTCGTCGCTACATtatcctctttctcctcatcgCTATCACATGGTTCATGATCCATAACTTTCGCCCCTACGAGCGCTATCGTACTGTGAGAATTGGCACATATAACTATCTTCCGAGTAGCTACGATTGGAGCAAGCAACAGGTCTTCCACCCAGTTGAGGATGTCAAGAGCCCACCGAACGGCACGTTCAAACTACTGCCTCGAATTCAGAAAGAGCGCACCGAAGACTATAAAGAAGAAAGCGAAACCACGGCTAGGAAAGCAGCCATCAAGCAAGCATTTACCAAGAGCTGGGAAGCCTACAAGAAGTATGCGTGGGGCTGGGATGAGCTCGCACCCGTCTCCCTCCGTGGAAAGATGACATTTTCTGGTTGGGCTGCCCAAATCATCGATGCTCTCGACACTTTGTGGATTCTTGATATGAAGGATGAATTCAGGGAAGCCGTCAAGGTTGTCGCCATGATCGATTGGTCGCAGACTAGCGACGACTACCTCAATCTGTTCGAGGTGGCTATCCGCCATCTCGGTGGCCTCCTCTCCGCCTACGAGCTTTCTGACGAAGCTGTTCTCCTCGGCAAGGCCATCGAACTAGGCGAAATGCTCTACGCGGCGTTCGATACCCCCAATCGATTGCCATCCCACTGGCTCTATttcaaggctgccaagagTGGTACCCAGCAGGCGGACACATCCATGTCTGGTGCTGCGGGAGGCTCAATGTGCCTCGAGTTTACCCGACTGTCCCAGATCACTGGCAACCCCAAGTACTACGATGCTACTGAGCGCATTAAGCAGTTCTTCTATCGCAACCAGGACAAGACCAAAATTCCTGGCTTATGGCCCCATGTTATGAACTACCGCGATGAGAAAGTTGACGAAGCTCGCTTTACCCTCGGTGCTGGTGCAGATTCGCTCTACGAATATTTGCCCAAGATGCATGCTTTGTTGGGTGGCCTGGATTCTGAATATGTCGAAATGACCACCAAGGCGCTTGATACCGCTGTCAAGCACATTCTATATAAGCCTCGTAACCCTGAGGACTTGGATATCTTGATGTCCGGCAATGTTTTGGCAGGAGAAGAGGGTAGCAAGCCTGAGCTAACTGCTGAGATGCAGCATTTGACATGCTTTGTCGGTGGTACATATGCTCTGGCTGGTAAACTCCTCTCTCGGAGCGACTTCGTTGATCTCGGCTCTCGTCTCACCGCTGGCTGTGTCTGGGCATATGATGCGTTCCCCACCAATATTATGCCCGAAATCGCTCAGCTTGAGGCTTGTGAGTCCATCACCAGCAAGTGCCGCTGGAGTGACAAGCctgtcgagaagaaggataagcTTCCCGAGGGTTTCATTCGAGTTAGAAACTCAGAATACCGCCTGCGCCCCGAGGCCATCGAGAGCGTCTTTTACATGTGGCGCATCACAGGCGACGAAGTCTGGCGGACTGCTGCTTGGCGTATGTGGGAGGGCATCGTCAAGCAGACCGAGACCCAAGAGGCTTTTGCTACAATTAGTGACGTTAACAAGAAGGGGAGCGACAAGCGTGATAACATGGAG ACATTCTGGATGTCAGAAACAATCAAGTACTTCTATCTCACATTTGATGATCCCGACGTTATCAACTTGGATGAGTGGGTGCTCAACACTGAGGCTCATCCCTTGAGGCGTCCCAAGGgtgaggaagttgaggctcccaagaaaaagacaaCGTGGTGGAAATTTGGCCATTAA
- a CDS encoding hypothetical protein (EggNog:ENOG41~BUSCO:EOG09263OXI): MSVPAFSDIAKPANDLLNKDFYHLSATTFEFKDTAPNGVAFKVTGKSSHEKATSAAIEGKYTDKPTGTASPSFSSTPSSLSPSQSPQPIPKPRRKQNLPSLSVSRILGPKSGWPVGFATLLQPGYAQLLMFYSRTGLTLTQTWNTANALDTKIEVADSLAKGLKLEGLFNFLPATAAKGAKFNLHFKQPGFHGRAFFDLLKGPVANVDAVVGHEGFLAGASAGYDANKAALTAYSAAVGYAAPQYSAAITASDNLSVFAASYYHKVNSQVEAGAKATWNSKTGNAVGLEVASKYRIDPVSFTKVKINDRGIAALAYNVLLREGVTLGLGGSFDTQKLDQATHKLGASFTFEG, encoded by the exons ATGTCTGTTCCTGCCTTCTCCGACATTGCCAAGCCGGCCAACGAT CTCCTCAACAAGGATTTCTACCATCTCTCTGCCACCACCTTCGAGTTCAAGGACACCGCCCCCAACGGTGTTGCTTTCAAGGTTACTGGCAAGTCGAGCCACGAGAAGGCCACCTCTGCTGCT ATTGAGGGAAAATACACCGACAAGCCTACCGGTACGGCATCACCATCTTTTTCTTCAACACCTTCTTCGCTTTCACCATCTCAGTCTCCACAACCCATACCCAAACCCCGCCGCAAACAGAATCTCCCCTCTCTCAGCGTCTCGCGAATCCTCGGGCCTAAATCAGGCTGGCCGGTCGGATTTGCGACGTTACTTCAACCTGGCTATGCTCAGCTGCTAATGTTCTATTCCCGTACAGGCCTGACCCTTACCCAGACCTGGAACACCGCCAATGCTCTCGACACCAAGATCGAGGTCGCCGACTCCCTCGCCAAGGGACTCAAGCTTGAGggtctcttcaacttcctccCTGCTACCGCCGCTAAGGGAGCCAAGTTCAACCTCCACTTTAAGCAACCCGGTTTCCACGGCCGTGCCTTTTTCGATCTCCTGAAGGGCCCTGTTGCCAACGTCGACGCTGTTGTTGGCCACGAGGGTTTCCTGGCTGGTGCCTCCGCTGGTTATGATGCTAACAAGGCTGCTCTGACCGCCTACAGTGCTGCTGTTGGCTACGCTGCTCCTCAGTACAGCGCTGCCATCACCGCCTCTGATAACCTCAGCGTCTTCGCTGCCTCTTACTACCACAAGGTCAACTCACAGGTCGAGGCTGGTGCCAAGGCTACTTGGAACTCCAAGACCGGTAACGCTGTCGGCCTTGAGGTTGCCAGCAAGTACCGCATCGACCCTGTCTCTTTCACCAAG GTCAAGATCAACGACCGTGGTATTGCTGCCCTTGCCTACAACGTCCTCCTCCGAGAGGGCGTCACCTTGGGTCTCGGTGGCTCTTTCGACACCCAGAAGCTCGACCAGGCTACCCACAAGCTCGGTGCCAGCTTCACCTTCGAGGGCTAA
- the ASN1 gene encoding asparagine synthetase (MEROPS:MER0034539~BUSCO:EOG09261145), with amino-acid sequence MANILRPCSHPDVEKFKPTALKLAKQIRHRGPDWSGSVIANHTILCHERLSIVGVESGAQPLTNADDSIILAVNGEIYNHRHIRKNLKEQYHFKTTSDCEVIIPLYTEFDTDCPNHLDGMFSFVLYDKKQDRTIAARDPIGITTFYQGWSSKEPGTVYFASELKCLHSVCDKIVAFPPGHVYDSKTGETTRYFNPSWWDPKKVPSNPVDYKVLRHALEKAVRKRLMAEVPFGVLLSGGLDSSLTASIAQREVTRLRKQALEANGNVLPVENPDTGEGLVGVDDDDHLDTLTYLPQLNSFSIGLPGSPDNKAALEVAKFLGTKHHVMTFTIEDGLNALSDVIFHLETYDVTTIRASTPMYLLSRKIKAMGIKMVLSGEGSDEIFGGYLYFHAAPDKEAFHEETVRRVKNLHLADCLRANKSTSAWGLEARVPFLDKEFLETSMNIDPQEKMITKDRLEKYIIRKAFDTSDEPDEQPYLPDNILWRQKEQFSDGVGYGWIDALKDNAEKQVTDEMMKNPKPEWGNDIPDTKEAYWYRCMFDEHFPPHCASTVMRWTPTWSKQTDPSGRAGRLVVRKETRLLMSGCRAISTHNAKYDNAA; translated from the exons ATGGCTAACATTTTGCGTCCCTGCAGTCATCCTGACGTGGAAAAGTTTAAGCCCACGGCTTTGAAGCTCGCAAAGCA AATCCGTCACCGTGGCCCCGACTGGA GTGGAAGCGTGATTGCCAACCATACTA TTCTCTGCCATGAGCGTCTCAGCATTGTCGGTGTTG AGTCTGGAGCCCAGCCCCTGACCAACGCCGACGACAGCATCATTCTTGCTGTCAACGGTGAGATCTACAACCATCGTCACATTCGAAAGAACCTCAAGGAGCAATACCACTTCAAGACTACATCTGATTGCGAAGTTATCATTCCCCTG TACACCGAGTTTGACACCGATTGCCCTAACCACCTCGATGGCATGTTCTCTTTTGTCCTCTACGACAAGAAGCAAGATCGCACAATTGCGGCCCGCGACCCTATTGGTATCACCACCTTCTACCAGGGCTGGTCCTCCAAGGAACCCGGAACCGTTTATTTCGCCTCCGAGCTGAAGTGCTTGCATAGCGTTTGTGACAAGATCGTTGCTTTCCCCCCCGGTCACGTTTACGACTCCAAGACTGGCGAGACGACTCGCTACTTTAACCCTTCTTGGTGGGACCCTAAGAAGGTTCCCAGCAACCCCGTCGATTATAAGGTTCTCCGACATGCTCTCGAGAAAGCTGTCCGAAAGCGACTCATGGCTGAAGTCCCCTTCGGAGTTCTCCTTTCTGGTGGCCTTGACTCGAGTCTGACAGCATCTATCGCTCAGCGTGAGGTGACCAGACTTCGGAAACAGGCTCTGGAGGCTAACGGCAACGTTCTCCCTGTCGAAAACCCTGACACCGGTGAGGGTCTCGTcggtgttgacgatgatgatcacCTCGATACTCTGACATACCTCCCCCAGCTTAACTCCTTCTCCATCGGACTGCCTGGTTCTCCGGACAACAAGGCCGCACTTGAGGTCGCCAAGTTCCTTGGTACCAAGCACCACGTCATGACCTTCACCATCGAGGATGGCCTCAACGCTCTTTCAGATGTTATCTTTCACCTTGAGACCTACGATGTCACTACTATCCGAGCCTCCACTCCCATGTATCTCTTGTCACGAAAGATCAAGGCCATGGGTATCAAGATGGTTCTGAGTGGAGAGGGAAGTGACGAGATCTTCGGTGGTTACCTGTATTTCCACGCTGCCCCTGATAAGGAGGCTTTCCACGAGGAGACAGTTCGTCGTGTCAAGAACCTTCACTTGGCTGATTGCCTGCGAGCTAACAAGTCCACCTCCGCTTGGGGCCTTGAAGCTCGTGTTCCCTTCCTCGATAAGGAG TTCCTTGAAACATCGATGAACATCGATCCTCAAGAGAAGATGATCACCAAGGACAGACTTGAGAAGTACATCATTCGCAAGGCTTTCGACACCTCGGACGAGCCTGACGAACAGCCCTATCTCCCTGATAACATCCTCTGGCGACAGAAGGAACAGTTCTCCGATGGTGTCGGCTACGGCTGGATCGACGCACTCAAGGACAACGCCGAGAAGCAGGTGACAgacgagatgatgaagaatccCAAGCCTGAGTGGGGCAACGATATTCCCGATACCAAGGAGGC TTACTGGTATCGATGCATGTTTGATGAGCACTTCCCCCCTCACTGCGCGTCGACCGTCATGCGCTGGACTCCCACTTGGTCCAAGCAGACTGACCCCAGTGGCCG GGCTGGACGGTTGGTGGTCCGAAAGGAAACACGCTTGCTAATGTCTGGTTGCAGAGCCATTTCCACTCACAACGCCAAATACGATAACGCGGCTTAA
- a CDS encoding hypothetical protein (EggNog:ENOG41) → MMSFSPSPIFSGSWDHRPAVSSPLSSSPVRASSPLSPIDRNVCPQRQIQSSPIKPTKFKFSSRPNRPNPVNKKRDELHEGRRKVFLQNVRQSREDKAWQRRDIEGQFLKTNYLADRGQLSHDAPDITEADIEDAMTFYQEQPPIPEQDEDETMMDEEEQLEAMFASYEEQQQQMASSQRPPSPPLSDEDYDDVFAELIAQEQFKQNEPLRLQNQIDTSGDIEMQ, encoded by the exons ATGATGTCTTTTTCTCCCTCGCCCATTTTCTCCGGTTCGTGGGACCATCGCCCTGCTGTGTCATCGCcgctctcttcttcacctgTGCGCGCATCATCGCCACTCTCACCAATTGACAGAAACGTCTGTCCGCAGCGTCAAATTCAATCTTCTCCCATCAAGCCCACAAAGTTCAAATTCTCTTCGCGTCCCAATCGGCCAAACCCAGTGAACAAGAAGCGGGATGAGCTACACGAAGGAAGACGGAAGGTCTTCCTCCAGAATGTGCGACAGAGCCGTGAAGACAAGGCCTGGCAACGCAGAGATATAGAGGGACAG TTTCTAAAGACAAATTATCTTGCCGACCGAGGACAGCTGTCTCATGACGCTCCTGACATTACCGAGGCGGATATCGAGGACGCCATGACTTTCTACCAAGAGCAACCTCCCATTCCGGAacaagacgaggatgaaaccatgatggatgaggaagagcagcTCGAAGCGATGTTTGCATCCTATGaggaacagcaacagcagatGGCTTCTTCACAACGTCCACCCTCGCCTCCGCTCTCAGACGAAGACTATGATGATGTCTTTGCCGAGCTCATAGCGCAAGAACAATTCAAACAAAATGAGCCGCTCCGACTCCAAAACCAGATTGATACTTCTGGAGACATTGAGATGCAATAA
- the HUS5 gene encoding SUMO conjugating enzyme Hus5, which translates to MALCQNRLQEERKQWRRDHPFGFYAKPQRTKEGVLDVKNWECGIPGKENTIWSGGLFKLTIAFPDGKFVPPLFHPNVYPSGTVCLSILNEEEAWKPAITVKQILLGIQDLLNDPNPESPAQAEAYNLFKRDRAEYEKRVRRTVRENPTP; encoded by the exons ATGGCGCTTTGCCAGAACCGATTACAAGAGGAGAG GAAGCAGTGGCGACGAGACCATCCTTTTGGTTTCTATGCCAAGCCACAGCGTACCAAAGAAGGTGTACTCGATGTCAAAAATTGGGAATGCGGAATCCCTGGCAAAGAGAACACCATTTGGTCTGGCGGACTCTTCAAGCTGACCATCGCTTTCCCTGATG gcAAATTTGTCCCCCCGCTGTTCCACCCCAATGTGTACCCTTCAGGAACTGTCTGCCTGTCCATCCTCAACGAAGAGGAGGCCTGGAAGCCTGCGATCACCGTCAAACAAATCCTTCTCGGTATCCAGGACCTTCTCAACGACCCCAACCCCGAGTCACCTGCGCAAGCAGAGGCATACAATCTCTTCAAGAGAGATCGTGCCGAGTACGAGAAGCGAGTTCGCCGTACGGTTCGCGAGAACCCCACACCTTGA
- a CDS encoding hypothetical protein (BUSCO:EOG092635SS~EggNog:ENOG41), producing MGVDKDTEVALKEQVTEGLKDAAQESVKDEVKEDKKDEIEDTTDLKTKAEADADAATSSHTLMPDAPTAHAAATSLATPSLDSKPQNSALHEAPAEDTAPDDAVPQDSSSKAAPQQPDPQEAAATTEAVAEKTDALPTPAPKAVVTVDEIDEVPDPDEDDLDDLDDMLEEFSAVKLDQTKPPGAAAAASSKPEVPKGSASGKQPEVEDAFSEDEFARQLQAGMADLLGELEQSPDMQAQFEDIFKHIAAAEGAGDAPPPSTSKGPSAQAPPEDASFQDTIKRTMERMQASGDQATAAAASGSADDFMSEMLKQLSSGDLGDLGGDGSEEEFSKMLMGMMEQLTNKEILYEPMKELDEKFPEWLIKNRDSTPKDDLKRYEEQQSIVREIVAKFEEKTYSDSNAADREFIVDKMQKMQAAGSPPSDLVGDMQSAQDALNPGDEACNPQ from the exons ATGGGCGTGGACAAAGACACGGAAGTCGCCCTGAAGGAGCAGGTCACGGAGGGACTCAAAGATGCTGCTCAAGAGAGCGTTAAAGATGAGGTGAAAGAGGACAAAAAGGATGAAATTGAGGATACCACAGACCTCAAGACCAAAGCcgaggctgatgctgatgctgctaCCTCATCTCACACTCTCATGCCTGATGCTCCAACCGCACATGCTGCTGCCACTAGTCTAGCGACACCCTCTCTAGATTCAAAGCCTCAGAACTCTGCCTTACACGAGGCTCCTGCTGAAGATACTGCTcctgatgatgctgttccTCAAGACTCGTCATCCAAAGCTGCCCCGCAACAGCCCGATCCCCAAGAAGCAGCCGCCACGACAGAAGCTGTAGCAGAGAAGACTGACGCTTTGCCAACCCCAGCACCAAAGGCCGTTGTAACTGTTGACGAAATAGACGAGGTTCCAGACCCGGACGAGGACGACTTGGATGATTTGGATG ATATGCTGGAAGAGTTCTCTGCCGTTAAGCTAGATCAAACCAAGCCTCCTGGAGCTGCCGCTGCTGCCTCCAGTAAGCCAGAAGTTCCCAAAGGCTCTGCATCCGGCAAACAACCTGAAGTGGAGGATGCGTTCTCAGAAGATGAATTTGCTAGGCAGCTCCAGGCTGGTATGGCTGATCTACTGGGCGAACTTGAACAGTCT CCTGACATGCAAGCACAGTTTGAGGATATCTTCAAACACATCGCTGCAGCAGAAGGTGCTGGTGACGCGCCACCTCCAAGCACTTCCAAAGGGCCTTCTGCTCAAGCACCACCTGAGGATGCATCGTTCCAAGATACTATCAAGCGAACTATGGAGCGCATGCAAGCTTCGGGGGATCAAGCtaccgctgctgctgcctctgGATCCGCTGATGATTTCATGTCTGAGATGCTGAAGCAGTTGTCTTCGGGCGACCTTGGTGATCTGGGAGGCGACGGCAGCGAGGAAGAATTCTCCAAAATGCTTATGGGCATGATGGAGCAGCTCACTAACAAGGAAATTCTATATGAACCCATGAAGGAACTCGATGAGAAATTCCCTGAATGGCTTATCAAGAATCGTGACTCGACACCGAAGGATGACTTGAAGCGCTACGAGGAGCAACAGTCCATTGTACGAGAGATAGTGGCCAAGTTCGAAGAGAAGACGTACTCGGATTCCAATGCGGCGGACCGTGAATTCATTGTGGATAAGATGCAAAAG ATGCAAGCAGCAGGATCACCCCCTTCTGATTTAGTTGGAGACATGCAGTCAGCACAAGATGCCCTCAATCCAGGAGATGAAGCCTGTAACCCTCAGTAG